One Amblyomma americanum isolate KBUSLIRL-KWMA chromosome 8, ASM5285725v1, whole genome shotgun sequence DNA window includes the following coding sequences:
- the LOC144100221 gene encoding uncharacterized protein LOC144100221 isoform X2, whose amino-acid sequence MKRLSGVHVLNHEHRFLDASGEPMLSLFAADRGIDQMSKIIVAALVKIYGPGIASASRARPGEVYVVHRCRRCGAKGHKTDHC is encoded by the exons atgaagcgcttgtctggcgtgcacgttctcaatcacgag catcgtttcctggatgcttctggcgagccgatgctgtccttgtttgccgcagaccggggcatcgaccagatgtcaaagattatcgtcgcggccctcgtcaagatctacggaccagggatagcgtcggcttcaagggcaagaccaggagaggtgtacgtcgtgcaccggtgtcgtcggtgcggagccaaagggcaca
- the LOC144100221 gene encoding uncharacterized protein LOC144100221 isoform X1 translates to MPCAFQDLVFLLQEHVVLVFKILQLHYDDPHKVRFEDRRRRHLNRRLTATMKRLSGVHVLNHEHRFLDASGEPMLSLFAADRGIDQMSKIIVAALVKIYGPGIASASRARPGEVYVVHRCRRCGAKGHKTDHC, encoded by the exons atgccttgcgcattccaggacctcgttttcctgctgcaggagcacgtcgtgctggtgttcaaaattttgcaactccattacgacgacccacataaggtgcggtttgaggaccgccggcgtcgccatctgaaccgccgtctgacagccacgatgaagcgcttgtctggcgtgcacgttctcaatcacgag catcgtttcctggatgcttctggcgagccgatgctgtccttgtttgccgcagaccggggcatcgaccagatgtcaaagattatcgtcgcggccctcgtcaagatctacggaccagggatagcgtcggcttcaagggcaagaccaggagaggtgtacgtcgtgcaccggtgtcgtcggtgcggagccaaagggcaca